Proteins found in one Kwoniella bestiolae CBS 10118 chromosome 1, complete sequence genomic segment:
- a CDS encoding NAD(P)H-hydrate epimerase, producing the protein MSIRYISQKLAQQIDEELMSASGAFSLDQLMELAGLSCAQALSKSFNVESHRRVMVACGPGNQGGDGLVAARHLHHFKYKPTIYLPKPGSKDIYKRLLQQCENLDIPILKDVEEFKKGLGESDVILDAIFGFSFAPPLREPFDQVLNAITSTSIPIVSVDIPSGWSVTEGPQPLYTEKDSTQKIKTFEPEVLVSLTAPKEGVRGFRGRHWLGGRFVPDALAKKFELNIPEYPGVDQVVELPSSGTQSSKQ; encoded by the exons ATGTCAATCAGGTATATAAGTCAAAAGCTCGCTCAGCAG ATCGACGAAGAGTTGATGTCTGCCTCAGGGGCATTTTCACTCGACCAA TTGATGGAACTAGCCGGTTTATCATGTGCTCAAGCCTTATCCAAGAGTTTTAATGTGGAGAGTCATAGAAGGGTGATGGTAGCCTGTGGACCAGGTAATCAG GGAGGAGACGGTCTAGTAGCTGCTCGACATCTCCATCACTTCAAATACAAACCCACCATCTACCTTCCCAAACCCGGTTCCAAGGATATATACAAGAGATTATTACAGCAATGTGAGAATTTGGATATACCGATTCTgaaggatgtggaggagTTTAAGAAGGGTTTAGGGGAGAGTGATGTGATTCTGGATGCTATCTTTG GCTTCTCGTTCGCCCCTCCATTGAGAGAACCATTCGACCAAGTCCTCAACGCCATCACGTCAACCTCTATCCCCATCGTCTCGGTAGACATCCCCTCAGGATGGTCAGTGACTGAAGGTCCGCAGCCTCTTTACACCGAAAAGGATAGCACACAAAAGATCAAGACCTTTGAACCGGAGGTGTTGGTTAGTCTGACTGCTCCCAAAGAGGGGGTGAGGGGGTTTAGGGGGAGACATTGGTTAGGGGGGAGGTTCGTTCCTGA CGCATTGGCAAAGAAATTCGAATTGAACATCCCCGAATATCCAGGTGTGGATCAGGTGGTCGaacttccttcttctggCACGCAAAGTTCCAAGCAGTAG